A genome region from Bufo gargarizans isolate SCDJY-AF-19 chromosome 2, ASM1485885v1, whole genome shotgun sequence includes the following:
- the LOC122928630 gene encoding GTPase HRas-like, translated as MTEYKLVVVGAGGVGKSALTIQLIQNHFVDEYDPTIEDSYRKQVVIDGETCLLDILDTAGQEEYSAMRDQYMRTGEGFLCVFAINNTKSFEDVHHYREQINRVKDSDDVPMVLVGNKCDLPSRTVDTKQAQDLAKSYGIPFIETSAKTRQGVEDAFYTLVREIRKHKEKINNGKKKKSSKRKCIIL; from the exons ATGACTGAGTATAAGCTTGTCGTGGTCGGTGCTGGAGGCGTGGGCAAGAGCGCTCTGACCATCCAACTCATCCAGAACCACTTTGTTGATGAGTACGATCCCACTATTGAG GACTCGTACAGGAAGCAGGTTGTCATAGATGGTGAAACATGTCTCTTGGACATTCTCGACACTGCAGGTCAAGAGGAGTATAGTGCCATGAGGGATCAGTACATGCGAACTGGAGAAGGATTTCTTTGTGTCTTTGCTATTAATAATACAAAATCCTTTGAGGATGTCCACCATTACAG AGAACAGATCAACAGGGTAAAAGATTCAGACGATGTCCCTATGGTATTAGTTGGTAACAAATGTGACCTTCCTTCACGGACAGTGGACACAAAGCAAGCACAGGATCTAGCAAAGAGTTATGGGATTCCGTTCATAGAAACCTCTGCCAAAACAAGACAG GGCGTTGAAGACGCGTTCTACACCCTCGTCCGTGAAATCCGCAAGCACAAAGAGAAGATCAACAATGGGAAAAAGAAGAAGTCCTCCAAAAGGAAGTGTATAATTCTTTAA